The following coding sequences are from one Leptolyngbya sp. NIES-3755 window:
- a CDS encoding hypothetical protein (similar to AA sequence:cyanobase_aa:MAE07660) yields METINIQVDADVAKTYHSANPEQQQKIQALMNLWLKCAMQITQLQTTMDQLSDEAEANGLTPEILQSILDE; encoded by the coding sequence ATGGAGACCATCAACATTCAAGTCGATGCAGATGTCGCAAAGACCTATCATTCTGCGAATCCAGAGCAGCAACAAAAGATTCAGGCGTTAATGAATTTGTGGCTGAAGTGTGCCATGCAAATTACCCAGTTGCAGACCACGATGGATCAGTTGAGCGACGAAGCGGAAGCCAACGGGTTAACTCCAGAAATTTTGCAATCGATCTTGGATGAGTAG
- a CDS encoding ABC transporter, transmembrane region (similar to AA sequence:cyanobase_aa:LBDG_03370) codes for MPQRIKRIFSATRFWQDHAFIFREFKFFPRVAIAAVLFAIGSAAFEGFGFGFLLAFLQSLVSPTAEPFRTGIDWFDVWILGVDRGATERLLRVSGLILLSAWIRAVFNYFTQVYTDFAQQRLVDRLRRQVFEQLQAVNLSYFNHVSVGELINTITTEVGKLNFAFALSAFIFIRFLTLILYSALLFTISWQLTIISLTLFGAIAIALSRLNDRVRTKSVAVTAANGRFISTALEFISGIRTVQAFATQDYERKRYYNASSEVVKSGMKATRQSAIVRPLAEGLATTILIVMIILAITVFVQNGTLQTASLLTFLFILFRLVPAIHEVNGSRVQLISASGSLKNLRELLRRDDKPYLQDGDRMFEGLQHSIEFCGVDFGYDPNQPVLKDISLCIPKGKTTAIVGGSGAGKTTLVDLIPRFYDPTFGKIVFDGQDARSFMLESLRTKMAIVTQDTFIFNTSVRENIAYGLENISDQQIWQAAEQANALDFILEMSEQFETVLGDRGVRLSGGQRQRLAIARALLRDPEILILDEATSALDSESERLIQQSLERLSQGRTVITIAHRLSTIVRADQVVVMEQGQIVEQGSYQSLLEKQGRLWHYHRIQHEVRSS; via the coding sequence ATGCCCCAACGGATCAAGCGAATTTTTAGTGCGACTCGGTTTTGGCAAGACCACGCCTTTATTTTTCGAGAGTTCAAGTTCTTTCCACGCGTTGCGATCGCGGCGGTTTTGTTCGCGATCGGGTCGGCGGCGTTTGAGGGATTTGGCTTCGGATTTCTCTTAGCGTTTCTGCAAAGTTTGGTGAGTCCAACTGCTGAACCGTTTCGCACTGGGATCGATTGGTTTGATGTTTGGATTCTAGGAGTTGATCGGGGTGCGACCGAACGACTATTGCGCGTATCGGGTCTGATTCTATTGTCGGCTTGGATTCGAGCCGTGTTTAATTACTTTACTCAGGTGTATACCGATTTTGCTCAACAGCGATTAGTCGATCGATTACGCCGACAAGTCTTTGAGCAATTGCAAGCGGTGAATCTGAGTTATTTCAATCACGTGTCCGTGGGTGAACTGATTAATACGATCACGACTGAAGTTGGTAAATTAAATTTCGCGTTTGCGCTGAGTGCATTTATTTTTATTCGGTTTTTAACGTTGATTTTGTATTCAGCGTTGTTGTTTACGATCTCGTGGCAGTTAACGATTATTTCTCTAACGTTATTTGGTGCAATTGCGATCGCGCTTTCTCGATTAAATGATCGCGTGAGAACTAAGAGTGTCGCGGTGACGGCTGCAAATGGAAGATTCATTAGTACCGCTTTGGAATTTATTAGTGGAATCCGGACGGTACAAGCCTTTGCAACTCAGGATTATGAGCGCAAACGGTACTACAACGCCAGTTCAGAAGTCGTAAAATCGGGAATGAAAGCGACTCGACAATCCGCGATCGTGCGCCCGTTAGCGGAAGGATTGGCGACGACGATTTTGATTGTGATGATCATTTTGGCGATCACCGTTTTTGTCCAAAATGGCACTCTGCAAACGGCATCGCTTCTTACATTTTTGTTTATTCTGTTTCGGCTGGTTCCGGCAATTCATGAAGTTAACGGCAGTCGAGTGCAATTGATTTCTGCGAGTGGATCGCTGAAGAATTTGCGCGAATTGTTGCGGCGTGATGATAAACCGTATTTGCAAGACGGCGATCGTATGTTTGAGGGACTGCAACACTCGATCGAATTCTGCGGCGTTGATTTTGGATACGACCCGAATCAGCCTGTTCTAAAAGATATTTCACTCTGCATTCCAAAAGGGAAAACAACCGCGATCGTCGGGGGTTCTGGTGCTGGAAAAACAACGCTGGTCGATCTGATCCCACGCTTTTACGATCCGACCTTCGGCAAAATTGTATTTGATGGACAAGATGCTCGATCGTTCATGCTGGAATCGTTGCGGACAAAAATGGCGATCGTGACTCAAGACACGTTTATTTTCAATACCTCAGTACGTGAGAATATCGCTTACGGATTAGAAAACATCAGCGATCAACAAATTTGGCAAGCGGCAGAACAAGCGAATGCGTTAGATTTCATTCTCGAAATGTCAGAGCAGTTTGAAACCGTGTTAGGCGATCGTGGAGTGCGATTATCCGGCGGACAGCGGCAACGATTAGCGATCGCTCGTGCTTTGTTGCGTGATCCTGAAATTCTGATTTTGGATGAGGCGACGAGTGCTTTAGATTCTGAGTCAGAGCGATTGATTCAGCAATCTTTGGAGCGGTTATCTCAGGGGCGAACAGTGATTACGATCGCGCATCGACTTTCTACGATCGTTCGAGCGGATCAAGTGGTCGTGATGGAGCAGGGGCAAATTGTCGAGCAAGGAAGTTATCAGAGTTTGTTAGAGAAGCAGGGACGACTTTGGCATTATCATCGGATTCAACACGAAGTTCGATCGAGTTAG
- a CDS encoding glycosyl transferase group 1 (similar to AA sequence:cyanobase_aa:LBDG_03360), which yields MNLIILENHVTSQRGGQELNLLTICRGLRSRGHHITLLYLKPGDLLEEYRSICDRTIQISAYGFDWRSLESTMRFLPSLIKIGQLSIEPNSIIFCNDYHFSLFASILSFFRRLPYVCYLQLPPLQLNRQRKFGLRNVDRFIAVSNQTKRDWIEFGMNRDRIRVVYNGVDLDKFKPAENLAQVRQQWNVTDDTRIISYIGRIDREKGLETLIKATAILIKTGRKIKTLIAGKPVTHYSFSKGHECEDEGMKYLRSLIQLAESFGVSNQVEFVGHLANPISLYQASDVNVLPSIWNEPCSLGLFESLACGVPKVASRIGGNPEILREEFANYLFEPGNEQDLADCLDRRINWREKDPTLGTRCRQYVSDYFSYEKLIDGIEKNLLELVIS from the coding sequence ATGAATCTCATTATTCTTGAAAATCATGTTACCAGTCAGCGCGGAGGGCAAGAATTGAACTTGCTAACGATCTGTCGAGGACTGCGATCGAGAGGACATCACATTACATTGCTCTATCTCAAACCGGGAGATTTGTTAGAAGAATATCGATCAATTTGCGATCGCACAATTCAAATCAGCGCTTATGGTTTCGATTGGCGAAGTCTGGAAAGTACGATGCGATTTCTACCGAGTTTGATCAAGATTGGGCAACTCTCGATCGAGCCGAATTCGATTATTTTTTGTAATGACTATCACTTTTCATTATTCGCTTCGATCTTGTCATTTTTCCGTCGATTACCCTACGTCTGTTATCTGCAACTTCCACCGCTGCAATTAAATCGACAACGAAAATTTGGATTGCGAAATGTCGATCGGTTTATTGCAGTTTCCAATCAGACTAAGCGAGATTGGATTGAGTTTGGAATGAATCGCGATCGTATTCGAGTGGTTTACAATGGCGTAGATTTAGATAAATTCAAACCTGCTGAAAATCTAGCTCAGGTACGACAGCAATGGAATGTCACTGATGATACTAGAATCATCTCTTATATCGGTAGAATTGACCGAGAAAAAGGACTTGAAACGCTGATTAAAGCAACTGCGATCTTAATCAAGACCGGAAGAAAAATTAAAACATTGATTGCCGGAAAACCCGTCACGCATTACAGTTTTTCCAAGGGGCATGAATGTGAAGACGAAGGCATGAAATATCTGCGATCGCTGATTCAATTAGCAGAATCATTCGGTGTTTCTAATCAAGTTGAATTCGTCGGACATTTGGCAAATCCAATTTCACTTTATCAAGCCAGTGATGTGAATGTTCTGCCGAGCATTTGGAATGAACCTTGCAGCTTAGGATTATTTGAATCGTTGGCTTGTGGTGTCCCAAAAGTGGCAAGTCGGATTGGTGGAAATCCTGAGATTTTGAGGGAAGAATTCGCGAATTACTTATTTGAACCGGGCAATGAGCAAGATTTAGCAGACTGTCTCGATCGCAGGATTAATTGGCGAGAAAAAGATCCGACGTTAGGAACAAGATGCCGTCAGTATGTTTCCGATTATTTTAGTTACGAGAAATTGATCGATGGTATCGAAAAGAACTTACTTGAATTGGTAATTTCCTAA
- a CDS encoding hypothetical protein (hypothetical protein LYNGBM3L_28160;~similar to AA sequence:cyanobase_aa:LBDG_03340), with amino-acid sequence MYINQPQPKSPQLSEPWLLVGCLIGFTALCLVANVASILRLAFPAGSLIVGALLFFRYPIFYIGFTWWLWFLTPFVRRLIDWQIGWIDPNPVLLAPFFVAFLPILTFLIQLPQAIKGNGLPFVLCIASVLYATCIGVVTYTIQPVIIPFLNWITPVLFGYYVFSHWRRFPDLKRVTEKTFLWGVLVMGVYGVIQFLVAPIWDQYWLQNLINNLRIYSFGTPNPLGIRVFSTMHSPQPFATTMVAGLLLLFAIKSPLKIASSGFGYLAFLLTLARTSWLSWFIGLIVFIPTLKPKFQMRLIVTLMLMSLIVLPLTMIEPFSSVISSRFQTFFTAQQDGSFIDRSLGYSNLLTEALSEFEGRGLGFAIRDANIGGNDSGILALLLNLGWFGTIPYVAGMGLLVVNALQTRQASTDPFVGACRAIVLATVSQISLNVVMLTPFGIILWGFMGLAAAARLYESQQAANPPSIDAILDQR; translated from the coding sequence ATGTACATCAATCAACCCCAACCCAAATCCCCACAACTTTCTGAACCGTGGCTTCTCGTCGGATGCCTCATCGGATTCACAGCACTTTGTCTCGTCGCCAACGTCGCCTCAATTCTCCGACTCGCCTTTCCCGCTGGAAGTTTAATTGTGGGGGCACTGCTCTTTTTCCGATACCCAATTTTCTACATTGGATTCACCTGGTGGCTCTGGTTTCTCACGCCATTCGTTCGTCGCTTAATCGATTGGCAAATCGGCTGGATTGATCCAAACCCAGTTCTTTTGGCTCCATTCTTTGTTGCATTTCTGCCGATTCTCACATTCTTAATTCAACTTCCACAAGCAATCAAAGGAAACGGCTTACCTTTCGTCTTGTGTATTGCTTCCGTGTTGTATGCGACCTGTATTGGAGTAGTAACTTATACGATTCAACCTGTGATCATTCCATTCTTAAACTGGATTACTCCAGTTTTATTTGGATACTATGTCTTTTCTCATTGGCGAAGATTTCCCGATCTTAAGCGCGTTACCGAGAAAACATTTCTTTGGGGAGTTTTGGTCATGGGAGTCTACGGTGTGATTCAGTTCTTGGTCGCGCCAATTTGGGATCAGTATTGGCTACAGAATCTCATTAACAATCTCCGAATCTATTCATTCGGAACTCCAAATCCATTAGGAATTCGCGTTTTTAGCACGATGCACTCTCCGCAACCTTTCGCGACCACGATGGTAGCAGGATTACTATTACTATTCGCGATTAAGAGTCCGTTAAAAATTGCATCCTCTGGCTTTGGTTATCTTGCGTTTCTCTTAACGTTGGCAAGAACATCCTGGCTGAGTTGGTTTATCGGTTTAATCGTCTTTATTCCTACATTGAAACCGAAATTTCAGATGCGATTGATCGTGACGTTAATGCTAATGTCGCTGATCGTATTGCCATTAACGATGATCGAGCCGTTCTCCTCGGTGATTAGTTCACGCTTCCAAACGTTCTTTACAGCGCAACAGGATGGAAGTTTTATCGATCGTAGTCTCGGCTATTCCAACCTTTTAACCGAGGCATTGAGCGAATTTGAAGGACGCGGCTTAGGTTTCGCGATTCGAGATGCCAACATTGGCGGAAACGATAGCGGTATCCTTGCACTGCTTCTAAATCTTGGCTGGTTTGGCACCATTCCTTATGTTGCGGGAATGGGATTACTCGTCGTGAATGCGCTCCAAACTCGACAAGCCTCGACTGATCCCTTTGTCGGAGCCTGTCGTGCGATCGTCCTTGCCACCGTTTCTCAAATCAGTCTAAACGTCGTGATGCTGACTCCATTCGGCATTATTCTCTGGGGATTTATGGGATTAGCTGCTGCGGCTCGATTGTACGAATCCCAACAAGCAGCTAATCCTCCGTCGATCGATGCGATTCTCGATCAGCGTTAG
- a CDS encoding glycosyl transferase, group 1 family protein (similar to AA sequence:cyanobase_aa:LBDG_03350), with product MKTLFTCHYPADPNAGGSGVTWRLIQEYEKLGHQTEFYSVDHLPKQLSPLQRFVLFPEFTAAKIAKSSIDVIDASTADAWIWGSILQKFRKSRPLLVARCHGLEHIEHLEYLEEAKRGTLKLEWKYPLYRGSIRLWEAATSMRHSDLVLLLNHRDRHYAIEHLGVNPDRAHVVPNGIPETMLNLPFEPTPPESEPIKIAQVSSYIVRKGIQYGSPALNALLKRHPKLEVSLFGTEVSADQVYADFDPEVRDRVTVIPYYENHQLPELLNGHHIKVLPTISEGFGVALVEAMACGLAPVTTTAPGPMEIVQDGKTGLIVPCRDRAAFEQAIETLILDRTLLDRLRQNAYRSAQRYSWKQIAQDTLKLYDLAWEMRSNSPTNAIPSHRTEH from the coding sequence ATGAAAACTCTATTTACATGCCATTATCCTGCTGATCCCAATGCGGGTGGTTCCGGTGTTACCTGGCGCTTGATTCAAGAATACGAAAAACTTGGACATCAGACAGAATTTTACTCAGTCGATCATTTACCAAAACAATTATCACCTCTGCAAAGATTCGTTCTTTTCCCCGAATTCACCGCCGCGAAAATTGCAAAATCATCGATCGATGTCATCGATGCTTCGACTGCCGATGCCTGGATTTGGGGTTCAATCCTGCAAAAATTCCGCAAATCTCGCCCGTTACTCGTCGCTCGCTGTCACGGTTTAGAACACATCGAACATTTGGAATACCTCGAAGAAGCCAAGCGTGGAACGCTCAAACTCGAATGGAAATATCCGCTCTACCGTGGCAGTATTCGCTTATGGGAAGCGGCAACATCGATGCGTCACTCGGATCTTGTTTTGTTATTGAATCATCGCGATCGACACTATGCGATCGAACACTTAGGAGTGAATCCCGATCGCGCTCATGTCGTACCCAATGGCATTCCTGAAACGATGCTAAATCTGCCATTTGAACCGACTCCGCCAGAGAGCGAACCCATCAAAATTGCTCAAGTCAGTAGCTACATTGTTCGCAAAGGGATTCAATACGGCTCACCTGCGTTAAATGCCTTGCTCAAACGCCATCCCAAATTAGAAGTGAGCTTGTTTGGCACTGAGGTTTCAGCCGATCAGGTGTATGCCGATTTCGATCCTGAAGTGCGCGATCGCGTCACCGTGATTCCGTATTATGAAAATCACCAACTTCCAGAACTCTTAAACGGACATCACATCAAAGTTTTACCCACGATTTCAGAGGGCTTCGGGGTCGCACTGGTCGAAGCAATGGCATGTGGACTGGCTCCCGTCACGACGACCGCACCTGGACCGATGGAAATTGTCCAAGATGGCAAGACTGGATTGATTGTGCCTTGTCGCGATCGAGCCGCCTTTGAGCAAGCGATCGAAACCTTGATTTTGGATCGCACGTTACTCGATCGACTCCGACAAAACGCTTACCGATCGGCTCAGCGCTACAGTTGGAAACAGATTGCCCAGGATACGCTCAAACTTTATGACCTGGCTTGGGAAATGCGATCGAATTCTCCTACAAATGCCATCCCTTCGCACAGAACCGAACACTGA
- a CDS encoding lipopolysaccharide biosynthesis protein (similar to AA sequence:cyanobase_aa:Npun_R1070), translating into MIVAQGNITLFNPSSPMQEPDPGYGQLFGVLMRRKIWFLGALAGTIALAAGVTAFMPPTYRSTMQMLIESNYRERRTPGDNSVSFADPNVETDTATQVNLMRSTPLLQRAVDELKPRYSDIDVDRLTRRLNIVQVQELRGNERVNTNIVEMSYIDHDRVKTREVLKALQRVYQDYNLEQQRNRLAKGLSFIDRQIPQVQAKVDKAEADLEQFRKSSNLVDPEDQSRALVESLRELQKDQQSNRGELASAQARFSALQQQLARSPEQATIASRLSQSRQYQALLAEIQKTEVALAQQQTRFTAKTPFVQQLLDQRERQVALLQQEAQRVLGSEASSIAGSDAGLFSTGQLGENDLKFASDLTQAQVDFFAARARDQSLVAEAQRLQAQLQRFPTLLAEYNRLLPTVKLQRDTLDQLEKARQELGLEIARGGFDWQVVEQSKVGRQVGPNWMRNLMVGAAGGLLLGCVAAFLRESADKSIRTSEDLTKQASIPLIGMVPELPLSELMPTTNFAFGRSTNAGDTSMLQVLHWAPFRESLDLIYKNLQLMTDGSPMRSLVVTSALAGEGKSTVALGLAISAARLHQRVLLIDADLRRPGLHHQLQLPNDHGLSTLLTSDRALTQSAIQPASTYSDLPISVLTAGPTPTDSVKLLSSKRMRDLMTVFEQHYDLVILDAPPVLGIVDALLAASFCDGALLVGRMGHVDRNQVSQAVGMLSRLNLVGVVANCSESGHSYYYRSAPTPA; encoded by the coding sequence ATGATCGTGGCGCAAGGTAATATCACCCTTTTCAATCCATCCTCACCGATGCAGGAACCTGATCCAGGCTACGGACAGCTTTTTGGCGTGTTGATGCGACGGAAGATTTGGTTTTTGGGTGCACTCGCAGGCACGATCGCACTCGCAGCGGGCGTAACTGCTTTTATGCCACCCACGTATCGCAGTACGATGCAAATGCTCATTGAATCGAACTACCGGGAACGTCGCACTCCTGGAGACAATAGCGTTTCGTTTGCTGATCCGAATGTCGAGACGGATACGGCAACGCAGGTGAACTTGATGCGGAGTACGCCTCTACTGCAACGAGCCGTGGACGAATTGAAGCCGCGATACAGCGATATTGATGTCGATCGCTTAACGCGACGGTTAAACATTGTCCAGGTTCAAGAACTGCGTGGAAATGAGCGGGTGAACACCAACATTGTGGAGATGAGCTACATCGACCACGATCGCGTTAAAACTCGCGAAGTCCTTAAAGCGCTGCAACGGGTGTATCAGGACTACAACTTAGAACAGCAGCGGAATCGATTGGCGAAAGGATTGTCGTTTATCGATCGGCAAATTCCTCAAGTGCAAGCCAAGGTCGATAAGGCAGAGGCAGATCTCGAACAGTTCCGTAAGTCTTCAAATTTGGTTGATCCTGAAGACCAATCGAGAGCTTTAGTTGAATCGCTGCGGGAATTGCAGAAGGATCAACAATCCAATCGAGGAGAACTGGCAAGTGCTCAAGCGAGATTTTCCGCCCTGCAACAGCAACTTGCCCGATCGCCAGAACAAGCGACGATCGCGTCGAGATTGAGTCAGTCGAGACAGTATCAGGCTTTACTTGCCGAAATTCAAAAGACTGAAGTGGCTTTGGCTCAGCAGCAAACTCGATTTACCGCGAAAACGCCGTTTGTTCAGCAGTTATTAGATCAGCGGGAACGTCAGGTCGCCCTCTTGCAGCAAGAAGCACAGCGGGTTTTGGGATCAGAAGCAAGCTCGATCGCGGGATCAGATGCAGGTTTGTTCTCAACCGGACAGTTGGGTGAAAACGATCTGAAGTTTGCCAGCGATTTAACTCAAGCTCAAGTAGACTTCTTTGCTGCACGAGCGCGGGATCAATCCTTAGTAGCAGAAGCTCAGCGTTTACAAGCTCAACTCCAGCGATTCCCAACCCTATTGGCAGAATACAATCGCTTGCTGCCCACGGTGAAACTCCAGCGCGACACGTTGGATCAGTTGGAAAAAGCGCGGCAAGAATTGGGTCTCGAAATTGCCCGCGGTGGATTTGATTGGCAAGTGGTGGAGCAGTCCAAAGTCGGTCGCCAAGTCGGTCCAAACTGGATGAGAAATCTCATGGTGGGTGCAGCAGGGGGCTTGCTGTTGGGCTGTGTGGCGGCATTCTTACGGGAGTCGGCAGATAAGTCGATTCGGACTTCGGAAGATTTGACCAAGCAGGCATCGATCCCGCTGATTGGCATGGTTCCAGAATTGCCTCTGTCTGAATTGATGCCAACGACGAATTTTGCGTTTGGTCGATCGACGAATGCAGGCGATACTTCGATGCTCCAAGTCCTACACTGGGCACCGTTCCGCGAATCGCTGGATTTGATTTACAAGAATCTGCAATTGATGACCGATGGCAGTCCGATGCGATCGCTCGTGGTGACTTCTGCGCTTGCGGGTGAAGGAAAATCGACGGTTGCTCTTGGGTTGGCAATTAGCGCGGCTCGACTGCATCAGCGGGTTCTGTTGATTGATGCGGATCTGCGTCGTCCGGGTTTGCATCATCAACTGCAACTCCCGAATGATCATGGTTTATCAACGTTGTTGACCAGCGATCGAGCGTTGACTCAATCGGCAATTCAACCTGCAAGTACTTATAGTGATTTGCCGATTTCGGTGCTCACGGCGGGACCGACTCCGACTGATTCGGTGAAGTTGCTCAGTTCTAAACGGATGCGCGATTTAATGACGGTGTTCGAGCAGCATTACGATTTGGTGATTCTAGATGCGCCTCCGGTGCTGGGAATTGTCGATGCGCTGTTGGCAGCTTCGTTCTGTGATGGAGCATTGCTCGTCGGACGAATGGGGCATGTCGATAGGAATCAAGTGTCGCAAGCGGTTGGAATGCTGAGTCGATTGAACTTGGTCGGAGTTGTGGCGAATTGTTCTGAAAGTGGACACAGTTACTATTATCGATCGGCTCCCACACCTGCTTAG
- a CDS encoding sugar transferase (similar to AA sequence:cyanobase_aa:LBDG_03380) encodes MTTFDPLILQGTPTSAWDKTEEMGQESQRCFLYWRRTQLLVLQRTARERDRSFRQPPLPPLSNSIWLTECLKRSPIELVRIDPSLGETTIKEWAEACQHSGKSIYLRLPPAAQLPHRKWELSWGWKRIFDWSVAAALLILLGPLLIAIGLAIALTSPGSIFFSQWRVGQRGKLFRILKFRTMVMDAEKAHHRIMANQAADCLHKREDDPRVTPLGKWLRRYSLDELPQLINVLRGEMSLVGPRPWALYDAVRIRPEMQTRLNALPGITGAWQVEARSTLVDLDAVSDRDLEYLKNWSLGGDFKILLRTVPKVLSGFGAF; translated from the coding sequence ATGACAACTTTTGATCCGCTAATTTTGCAAGGGACTCCAACCTCCGCCTGGGACAAAACAGAGGAGATGGGGCAAGAAAGCCAACGATGTTTTCTGTACTGGCGACGCACTCAACTTCTGGTTCTTCAACGAACCGCGAGAGAGCGCGATCGCAGTTTCAGACAACCCCCGCTCCCCCCCCTCTCAAATTCCATTTGGCTGACGGAATGCCTTAAACGCTCCCCGATCGAACTCGTGCGGATTGATCCGAGTTTGGGAGAGACCACGATCAAAGAGTGGGCAGAAGCGTGTCAACACTCTGGCAAATCGATTTACCTCCGGTTGCCTCCTGCCGCGCAACTCCCGCATCGGAAATGGGAGCTTTCGTGGGGCTGGAAACGGATTTTTGATTGGAGCGTGGCGGCGGCGCTGTTGATCTTGCTCGGTCCTTTGCTGATTGCGATTGGATTGGCGATCGCACTTACTTCTCCAGGATCGATCTTTTTTAGCCAGTGGCGAGTCGGTCAGCGCGGCAAACTATTTCGCATCCTGAAATTCCGCACGATGGTGATGGATGCTGAAAAAGCCCATCATCGAATTATGGCGAATCAAGCGGCGGACTGTTTGCACAAGCGCGAAGATGATCCGAGAGTGACCCCATTGGGGAAATGGTTGCGGCGGTACAGTTTGGATGAATTGCCGCAGTTGATCAATGTCTTGCGTGGAGAAATGAGTTTGGTCGGTCCGAGACCTTGGGCGCTGTACGATGCGGTGCGAATTCGACCGGAGATGCAGACGCGATTGAATGCGTTACCAGGGATTACCGGAGCGTGGCAGGTGGAAGCTCGATCGACCTTGGTGGATTTGGATGCGGTCAGCGATCGCGATTTGGAATATCTTAAAAATTGGTCATTAGGGGGCGATTTCAAGATTTTGTTGCGGACGGTTCCAAAAGTCTTATCGGGCTTTGGAGCGTTCTAA
- a CDS encoding small subunit of soluble hydrogenase (similar to AA sequence:cyanobase_aa:LBDG_35130), with amino-acid sequence MDDKLMLMIPGPTPVPEQVLSAMAKHPIGHRSGDFGKIVSEVTQNLKWLHQTQNDLLILAASGTGAMEAGIINFLSPGDRVLVATNGKFGERWAEVTDAYGLQTERVTAEWGKPLDPEAIREKLESDREKQIKAVIVTHSETSTGVINDLETINRHVKAHGEALIIVDTVTSLGATSVPVDEWGLDVVASGSQKGYMIPPGLGFVAVSPKAWEAYKTAKLPRYYLDLGKYRKSSAKDTTPFTPAINLFYAMQAALRMMQAEGLENIFARHERQRQATRAAVKGLGMPLFAADECSSPAITAVMPNGVDAEKIRKVMRNRFDIALAGGQDHLSGKIFRIGHLGFVSDRDILTAIAALEATLQELGYDGFTPGSGIAAAAKVLSN; translated from the coding sequence ATGGACGACAAGCTGATGCTCATGATTCCAGGACCGACCCCGGTTCCGGAGCAGGTCTTATCGGCAATGGCAAAACATCCGATCGGACACCGCAGCGGCGATTTTGGCAAAATCGTGTCAGAAGTTACGCAAAATTTAAAATGGCTCCATCAAACCCAAAATGATTTACTCATCCTCGCGGCAAGTGGCACAGGCGCGATGGAAGCAGGGATTATTAACTTTCTCAGTCCAGGCGATCGCGTTTTAGTGGCAACCAACGGGAAGTTCGGAGAACGTTGGGCAGAAGTCACCGATGCGTATGGATTGCAAACTGAACGAGTCACGGCAGAGTGGGGTAAGCCGCTCGATCCCGAAGCGATTCGCGAAAAATTGGAAAGCGATCGAGAAAAACAAATTAAAGCGGTGATCGTGACCCACAGTGAAACTTCGACGGGTGTGATCAACGATTTGGAAACGATTAACCGTCATGTGAAAGCACATGGAGAAGCGTTGATCATTGTGGATACTGTAACCAGTTTGGGGGCGACCAGTGTTCCCGTTGATGAATGGGGCTTGGACGTGGTGGCATCGGGATCGCAGAAAGGCTACATGATTCCGCCAGGATTGGGCTTTGTAGCAGTGAGTCCGAAGGCTTGGGAAGCTTACAAGACGGCGAAATTGCCTCGGTACTATTTGGATTTGGGCAAGTATCGGAAATCGAGCGCGAAAGATACCACTCCGTTTACGCCTGCGATTAACTTGTTTTATGCAATGCAAGCCGCTCTTAGAATGATGCAGGCTGAAGGCTTAGAAAACATCTTTGCGCGGCATGAACGGCAACGGCAAGCAACACGAGCAGCAGTCAAAGGATTGGGAATGCCTCTGTTTGCAGCAGATGAATGTAGCAGTCCTGCGATTACAGCCGTCATGCCGAATGGAGTTGATGCAGAGAAAATTCGGAAAGTGATGCGGAATCGGTTTGATATTGCGCTGGCAGGGGGACAAGATCACCTCAGCGGTAAGATCTTCCGCATTGGACATCTGGGATTTGTTAGCGATCGAGACATTCTAACTGCGATCGCGGCTCTCGAAGCCACCTTGCAAGAACTCGGTTACGACGGATTCACGCCGGGATCAGGAATTGCTGCCGCTGCGAAGGTGTTATCGAACTAA